CAACATTCCAGAATTTGAAAGACATTTCCAAAAGCGAACAACAGTGGCGAAAAACCATGTTGAATAAAGGGTATATAGCAAAACACACATTTCACCATATTGTCGGGAAAAGTGACGCGATTCAAAACGTCAAACAAATCGCAAAAAAGTTGGCGCGGACAGACCTTACCGTACTGATCGAAGGGGAAAGCGGAACAGGGAAAGAGCTGTTCGCAAGTGCGATTCATAACGAATCAGAACGAAAAAAATGTCCTTTTCTGGCGGTGAATTTTAGTGCTTTATCAGAGGATCTTGTGGAAAGCGAACTGTTTGGTTACGAAGAAGGAGCGTTTACCGGAGCAAAAAAAGGCGGGAAGGCAGGGCTTTTCGAATTGGCGGAGGGTGGAACGATTTTTCTTGATGAAATAGGGGATATCTCTGTAAAAATCCAGGCGCGTTTGTTGCGCGTGCTGCAAGAGAAAGAAGTCATGCGAGTGGGAGGAAACAAAATCACGCCGGTCGATGTTCGTGTCATCGCTGCCACCAACAAAAATCTGTTGGCGATGATACAAGAAGGACGATTTCGAGAAGATTTGTATCATCGTTTAAAAGTGTTGTCGCTAAAGTTGCCGCCATTGCGCATGCGAACTTCGGATATACCGATTCTTGCAAGTCATTTTCTGCGACAAAGCTCGATTCGAAACATTGCAATCACACCAGAGGTGATGGGAAAATTATGTGAATGTTCATGGTTTGGAAATGTCAGGGAGTTGAAGAATGCCATCGAGTATATGTTGGCAGTATCGGAAGGGGATGAACTGAGACTAGAGGATCTCCCGGATTCGTTGCATGACTCAAATTCCTTACAGGATCCATTCGAAATCCAACAGGACGATTTTGCCTCCCTGGATCCCGTTTGGCAAGAATTCGCCCAACTTGGGGACCAGGAGATATATCTCGCGCTTTTGACAGCCATAGAAACTTTGAAAAAGCGGGGGTTAAGCGCCGGACGGCGCACGCTTTCGGTGTTTTTGGCTTCCCGGCACTTGCAGCTAAGCGAGCAGCAAATTCGCAATAAATTAGATGTACTTGAAAAACATGGGTATATTTTGAAAACAAAAGGACGTTCCGGCGCTTCCATTTCCGCAAAAGGACAAAGGATTCTTTGGCAAAATGGGTTGAAATAGGTTTTTAAGATCGGTTGATTAGGTTGAAATAGGCGGAATTGATACTGCGGATTCCAACAAACGCTCCGCTATTCCAACAGAATGGGACATTTTAGCGATTGGCATACAATTTGCATGATATAGAATGACAAATGCAAACAAGAAATATTGTGCAGATATTTTTAAGAGGGGGCTTCATTTATGAAACGGGTAAACATATTGGCAACGTTGGCAATTACCAGCCTT
Above is a window of Fodinisporobacter ferrooxydans DNA encoding:
- a CDS encoding sigma-54 interaction domain-containing protein, coding for MKSHERKTLALVTGTKMTLRALSQQLTDIFCDSDSIEIHEYALDEWIGDKLFITADLLLLSTEHLLEQATPYLDPACPLLIAKRVTNYHHIDQLLMLEEGTKVLLVNDHKETALESIESLMTLGVDHLQYIPYFPQDDKGQGMEDIEVAVTPGEVVLVPKGIRQIIDIGPRLLDVITIMEILTRFGLLETPNRFLSERYMKKIIELGKEMADATKRVTMLNRHVQQVLDGVNEGILAVNQQGKITIFNEILEQISRVPALRAIGKPLHQVITIPELIQFLTDLPDEETRLFQVEGKSVVVTRLPQEDGFIATFQNLKDISKSEQQWRKTMLNKGYIAKHTFHHIVGKSDAIQNVKQIAKKLARTDLTVLIEGESGTGKELFASAIHNESERKKCPFLAVNFSALSEDLVESELFGYEEGAFTGAKKGGKAGLFELAEGGTIFLDEIGDISVKIQARLLRVLQEKEVMRVGGNKITPVDVRVIAATNKNLLAMIQEGRFREDLYHRLKVLSLKLPPLRMRTSDIPILASHFLRQSSIRNIAITPEVMGKLCECSWFGNVRELKNAIEYMLAVSEGDELRLEDLPDSLHDSNSLQDPFEIQQDDFASLDPVWQEFAQLGDQEIYLALLTAIETLKKRGLSAGRRTLSVFLASRHLQLSEQQIRNKLDVLEKHGYILKTKGRSGASISAKGQRILWQNGLK